A genomic region of Phragmites australis chromosome 2, lpPhrAust1.1, whole genome shotgun sequence contains the following coding sequences:
- the LOC133909514 gene encoding probable glucuronosyltransferase Os01g0926700 has product MRRWVLAIAILAAASAELFLGAEAQAVQQGHQTERISGSAGDVLEDDPVGRLKVYVYDLPSKYNKKLLKKDPRCLNHMFAAEIFMHRFLLSSAVRTFNPEEADWFYTPVYTTCDLTPSGLPLPFKSPRMMRSAIELIATNWHYWNRSEGADHFFVTPHDFGACFHYQEEKAIGRGILPLLQRATLVQTFGQKNHVCLKDGSITIPPYAPPQKMQTHLIPPDTPRSIFVYFRGLFYDTSNDPEGGYYARGARASVWENFKNNPLFDISTDHPPTYYEDMQRSVFCLCPLGWAPWSPRLVEAVVFGCIPVIIADDIVLPFADAIPWEEIGVFIAEDDVPKLDSILTSIPTDVILRKQRLLANPSMKQAMLFPQPAQAGDAFHQILNGLARKLPHSDNVFLKPGERVLNWTAGPPGDLKPW; this is encoded by the exons ATGAGGAGGTGGGTCTTGGCCATCGCCATTCTTGCTGCTGCTTCTGCAGAGCTCTTCCTTGGGGCTGAGGCCCAGGCGGTCCAGCAGGGCCACCAGACAGAGAGGATCTCAG GAAGTGCTGGTGATGTGTTAGAAGATGACCCTGTTGGGAGGCTCAAGGTCTATGTCTATGATCTCCCCAGCAAATACAACAAGAAGCTGCTGAAGAAGGATCCTAGGTGCCTGAACCACATGTTTGCCGCTGAGATCTTCATGCATCGGTTCCTGTTGTCAAGCGCTGTCCGAACTTTTAATCCTGAGGAAGCGGATTGGTTTTACACACCCGTATACACAACATGTGATCTGACTCCTTCAGGTCTTCCCTTGCCTTTCAAGTCTCCTCGAATGATGCGCAGCGCAATTGAGCTGATTGCCACAAACTGGCATTACTGGAATAGATCAGAGGGCGCAGATCATTTCTTTGTCACACCACACGATTTTGGTGCTTGCTTTCATTATCAG GAAGAGAAAGCAATTGGGCGTGGAATCCTTCCCTTGCTTCAGCGTGCAACACTGGTTCAGACCTTTGGACAGAAAAACCATGTCTGCCTGAAGGACGGATCCATCACCATACCACCATATGCGCCTCCGCAGAAAATGCAGACTCATCTTATTCCCCCAGACACGCCTCGGTCCATCTTTGTGTACTTCCGCGGTCTGTTCTATGACACCAGCAATGATCCCGAGGGCGGTTACTACGCAAG GGGTGCTCGTGCGTCTGTCTGGGAGAACTTTAAGAACAACCCGCTCTTCGACATCTCAACCGATCACCCCCCTACGTATTACGAAGACATGCAGCGGTCAGTGTTCTGCCTGTGCCCATTGGGCTGGGCTCCATGGAGTCCCAGGCTGGTGGAAGCCGTGGTATTTGGCTGCATCCCGGTGATCATCGCAGATGACATCGTCCTTCCCTTCGCGGATGCCATCCCGTGGGAGGAGATTGGCGTGTTCATCGCCGAGGATGATGTCCCGAAGCTGGACAGCATCCTGACATCCATTCCAACAGATGTTATACTGAGGAAGCAACGGCTCCTCGCGAACCCGTCGATGAAGCAGGCCATGCTCTTCCCCCAGCCTGCTCAAGCGGGAGATGCGTTCCACCAGATTTTGAACGGGCTCGCGCGCAAGCTCCCGCACAGTGACAATGTCTTCTTGAAGCCCGGGGAGAGGGTTCTGAACTGGACCGCCGGACCACCGGGCGACCTGAAGCCTTGGTAG
- the LOC133909513 gene encoding probable glucuronosyltransferase Os01g0926600, which translates to MGMGSARALALALALLLSCSDVALVTAQDTERIEGSAGDVLEDDPVGRLKVYVYELPTKYNKKMVAKDSRCLSHMFAAEIFMHRFLLSSAIRTLNPDEADWFYTPVYTTCDLTPWGHPLPFKSPRIMRSAIQYISKRWPYWNRTEGADHFFVVPHDFGACFHYQEEKAIERGVLPLLRRATLVQTFGQKDHVCLKEGSITIPPFAPPQKMKTHLVPPETPRSIFVYFRGLFYDTANDPEGGYYARGARASVWENFKNNPLFDISTDHPPTYYEDMQRAIFCLCPLGWAPWSPRLVEAVVFGCIPVIIADDIVLPFADAIPWEEIGVFVAEDDVPKLDTILTSIPMEVILRKQRLLANPSMKQAMLFPQPAQPGDAFHQILNGLARKLPHSKDVFLKPGQKVLNWTEGPRGDLKPW; encoded by the exons ATGGGGATGGGGAGCGCGCGGGCGCTAGCCCTGGCGCTCGCCTTGCTTCTCTCTTGCTCCGATGTTGCTCTTGTCACGGCGCAGGACACCGAGCGGATCGAAG GTAGTGCTGGTGATGTGCTAGAAGATGATCCTGTGGGGAGGCTCAAGGTATATGTCTACGAGTTGCCCACCAAGTACAACAAGAAGATGGTGGCAAAAGATTCTAGATGCCTCAGCCACATGTTTGCTGCTGAGATTTTCATGCATCGCTTCCTATTGTCAAGTGCGATCCGGACCTTAAATCCAGATGAAGCTGATTGGTTCTATACTCCAGTATACACAACATGCGACCTTACACCATGGGGTCATCCCTTGCCCTTCAAGTCTCCACGAATAATGAGAAGTGCAATACAGTACATTTCCAAGCGCTGGCCCTACTGGAACAGGACGGAGGGAGCAGATCATTTCTTTGTTGTGCCACATGACTTTGGGGCATGCTTCCATTACCAG GAAGAGAAGGCTATCGAGCGGGGAGTCCTTCCATTGCTTCGCCGTGCTACACTGGTCCAGACCTTTGGGCAGAAGGACCATGTCTGCCTCAAGGAAGGCTCCATCACCATCCCACCATTTGCTCCTCCTCAAAAAATGAAAACCCACCTTGTTCCCCCAGAGACCCCTCGATCCATCTTTGTCTATTTCCGTGGTCTATTCTATGATACTGCAAATGATCCTGAGGGTGGTTACTATGCAAG GGGTGCCCGTGCATCAGTGTGGGagaacttcaagaacaaccCGCTGTTCGACATCTCGACGGACCACCCACCTACCTACTACGAGGACATGCAGCGTGCCATCTTCTGCTTGTGCCCTCTGGGCTGGGCCCCGTGGAGCCCCCGGTTGGTggaggctgtggtgttcggttgCATCCCAGTGATCATCGCTGATGACATCGTTCTTCCCTTTGCGGACGCGATTCCATGGGAGGAGATCGGTGTCTTTGTGGCCGAAGACGATGTCCCGAAGCTGGACACCATCCTAACATCCATACCAATGGAGGTGATCCTTCGGAAGCAGAGGCTGCTCGCGAACCCATCGATGAAGCAGGCCATGCTGTTCCCGCAGCCCGCTCAGCCAGGTGACGCCTTCCACCAGATACTGAACGGGCTCGCAAGGAAGCTACCACACAGCAAGGACGTGTTCCTAAAGCCTGGGCAGAAGGTGCTGAACTGGACCGAGGGCCCCCGGGGTGACCTGAAGCCATGGTAG